One window of the Anopheles cruzii chromosome 2, idAnoCruzAS_RS32_06, whole genome shotgun sequence genome contains the following:
- the LOC128278575 gene encoding uncharacterized protein LOC128278575 has product MAKVSHLPMRRYPSEQPATLNVDPINFYPPANANHHRIAKSSDKAKKTWGQRLKLSKPSANEDKQGGSVTGNSSVTASTALVPAGRGSASHQHGYESLDFNGNPTIAGHLPNAHTMKYAETWVYGTMRGMPPPLAPMAHHPHPLTHLSHLPTIYCPAPEMAVLICCCPEYLSGTKRDVKKATVCKKCKGSRLPLAPIGGTVRLTSGATYLAPPPQRSSAGTVKLASTYGKKARPSILGNGNPDPYDFMRRSRLTQPPDGGPSKSVKAAIKEKLRGRTKSTSPSRGLSKRGSARSPSPSKGSVRTPPAKLSTFQDCWVESERDDGLMRPNDLSSPAPPAPSSIVSPTSRKSILRCDVNPYDLISLSGAGGGGGGALLNEFSPNSPSDEFAPDAEFDLRAAKYENILDTLYANRYNPAANNIAAINGQRIKLFDDSRPAPVYDDVDEYVYDPVEIAPNDGAALELDLGGVGAPNGMPERPPRTKKQQPLLQQSVSEVGMVAGSGTAVTKDDDSRSLPAQISTAGDPGSQSAIKSILKRPPSAVPAAPCSPGDPSCPGLPGYDTIRLNHTLVQRLAKLTTAADDGGGGTFGSKTGTVSARNLPKPGADKRHSHRGSQFYLPTPSTEAEEPPTVAASEVGSTTTSVSGGRKKVHFLVENEIIDDDDKLFAQMLFTEVVTVNGNGTVNGGATVEPTDHPEQRTANGWASEGKGGIPTARVTGVVKANGGDSDAPVAIPADHPKPRAVAAVFQRSSSGPVRRSFSDRASPTKANSADGETAAKDTMALRDRRPARTYSRAAFEEETTSSTTSSSSDSSIGSVASLLVAAGAAGNRIRPKVPPPPPPPGKAAILVATPSLPNGTHPVNGSARECDVYEDFCFNLIASAGVRRSSSDRSSSTSSSSRTLLQVGQTACSSPGAVSSSGAVHRLEIRHDPEPDEDQYQKKTSILITGDDCYSTVNVDGASDTTIYQSSVVVNDGGTASPGEIRQTASNTITISVSSPTSTLQNRGTGKLTLSSDITLDGQDELIASNNERNLSYHGTGATLAGDTSTIGTSIIPIGTNSILPAKGTQTNGGRTLINLDYDPQRDGPPSSEPTPAQQSVVVERKDTACSPSPPASPPVPSDCNDSKEKAWDAPERAGQDPTRQVTTPVVLRRALKPALTATADPSGSLQAKVCRNSFIARLLEDATLSQLAEGLEYELVAKLVENSLLRLKESRNGLDMSGTKDEDDVSRLIEQSLLRIQEERAKQLSAAAKDLPNGSKRSSVSSGNSYGSAAAYELMEFEQLADLSDCYQSCSSDLTVDDDQTATSRTKFYQMLVDATLSEIEINTTNDDDDEGEHHYESIRLNGDPIYEEITDIPPPLPLTAPPIDDVDLEKQRNVGRSIFEGASKYDILSYLVDAKERGIAQEESYGGGGGGGFQFGNASDIILEEEESEPITDLRHHQRQISDISSRLSHISGISDSSEDTSMTLAGGGGQRSKASAEIERNDSGVGSETSKTSRSRWQHPLAGSGSGSALMLNKIAPIHLCEDCDGPVETQVTESGVMYAPLVCRKCGKKRAERKEIITEIVETEEKYGRDLQIVLEEFYQPMLVAGLLNQDQLSAIFLNVEELLENNQFLAERMRDALDIATEQGDDDLLTVNIGKIFLEAAPMLHAFESYCVRQGAASLLLANLEKEKELLRIFLRVSQMENAVLRRMNLNSFLMVPVQRVTKYPLLLARLYKVTPGHLEGKELLKQSQEKIELHLNHMNREAKDVPTKLWRRISSSSPGRRLSCELDMINIKLRKMAVDVLEWNHEEVRFVIEGRLLFTQPNDGNWKKSRTIKLTSINALLVTNGKPTASYKADRALTETLSFPRHTGIREASLLLVREKGGRYTLLREPLFLDRCVVCSEHDWEDYFEVQEILSKESFIFKAEDGTKTKQWYAQLQYHSQGMGTWRKRRNALANIMINGMMTRT; this is encoded by the exons ATTGCGAAGTCCTCCGATAAGGCCAAGAAAACATGGGGCCAGCGTCTAAAGCTCAGCAAACCGAGCGCCAATGAAGACAAACAGGGTGGTTCCGTGACCGGCAACTCGAGCGTCACTGCGTCCACCGCTCTCGTGCccgctggccgtggttcggcGTCCCACCAGCACGGGTACGAGTCGCTGGACTTCAACGGGAACCCAACCATCGCGGGACACTTGCCCAATGCGCACACGATGAAGTACGCGGAAACCTGGGTGTACGGGACGATGCGCGGCATGCCGCCCCCACTGGCCCCGATGGCGCACCATCCGCACCCACTCACGCACCTGTCGCACCTGCCGACGATCTACTGTCCGGCGCCCGAGATGGCCGTGCtgatctgctgctgcccggagTACCTGAGCGGGACGAAGCGCGACGTCAAGAAGGCGACGGTGTGCAAGAAGTGCAAGGGCTCCCGGCTGCCGCTTGCGCCCATCGGCGGTACGGTCCGGCTGACGTCCGGGGCCACCTACCTGGCCCCGCCGCCCCAACGCTCCAGCGCCGGCACCGTGAAGTTGGCCTCGACCTACGGCAAGAAGGCGCGCCCGTCGATcctcggcaacggcaacccgGATCCGTACGACTTTATGCGCCGCTCGCGGTTAACGCAACCCCCGGACGGGGGTCCTTCGAAGTCGGTGAAGGCGGCCATCAAGGAGAAGCTGCGGGGCCGCACGAAGAGTACGAGCCCGTCGCGAGGACTCAGCAAACGCGGATCGGCGCGGTCACCGTCGCCCAGCAAGGGTAGCGTGAGGACGCCCCCGGCCAAGCTGTCCACGTTCCAAGACTGTTGGGTGGAGTCGGAACGCGACGATGGGTTGATGCGACCGAACGACCTGtcgtcaccggcaccgccggccCCGTCGAGCATCGTTTCACCGACGAGCCGGAAGTCGATCCTGCGCTGTGACGTCAACCCGTACGATCTGATCTCGCTGAgtggcgccggcggtggcggaggtggcgcCCTGCTGAATGAATTCTCGCCCAACTCGCCCTCGGATGAGTTCGCCCCCGACGCCGAGTTCGACTTGCGTGCGGCCAAGTACGAGAACATTCTCGACACCCTGTACGCCAACCGGTACAATCCGGCGGCCAACAACATCGCGGCAATCAATGGCCAAAGAATCAAGCTATTCGACGACTCACGGCCGGCGCCCGTCTACGACGATGTGGACGAGTACGTGTACGATCCGGTCGAGATCGCTCCGAACGACGGTGCGGCGCTGGAGCTGGACCTGGGTGGCGTAGGGGCACCGAATGGGATGCCTGAGCGGCCACCGCGCACCAAAAAACAGCAGCCATTGCTGCAGCAGTCGGTGTCGGAGGTCGGCATGGTGGCCGGGTCTGGGACGGCGGTAACCAAAGACGACGACAGCCGTTCGCTTCCGGCGCAGATCTCGACCGCCGGAGATCCGGGGTCGCAAAGTGCAATCAAATCGATCCTCAAACGCCCACCGTCCGCGGTGCCGGCGGCCCCATGCTCCCCGGGCGACCCATCCTGCCCCGGACTGCCCGGGTACGATACGATCCGCCTGAACCACACGCTGGTGCAGCGTCTTGCCAAGCTGACcacggcggccgacgacggtggcggcggaacgTTTGGCTCCAAGACGGGTACGGTCAGTGCGCGGAACTTGCCAAAACCGGGCGCCGATAAGCGCCACTCGCACCGTGGCTCTCAGTTCTATCTTCCCACACCGTCCACGGAGGCCGAGGAGCCACCGACGGTAGCGGCGTCAGAGGTCGGTTCGACGACCACCAGCGTTTCCGGTGGGCGGAAGAAGGTCCATTTTCTGGTCGAGAACGAaatcatcgacgacgacgataagcTGTTTGCCCAGATGCTCTTCACGGAGGTGGTCACGGTGAATGGGAACGGGACCGTGAACGGTGGGGCCACCGTGGAACCGACGGACCATCCGGAACAGCGGACAGCGAACGGATGGGCGAGTGAAGGCAAAGGAGGTATTCCCACGGCCCGTGTGACCGGTGTGGTCAAGGCAAATGGCGGTGACAGCGATG CACCCGTGGCCATCCCGGCGGACCACCCAAAGCCGAGAGCCGTGGCGGCGGTTTTCCAGCGAAGTTCCAGCGGTCCAGTACGTCGAAGTTTCAGTGACCGGGCATCACCGACGAAGGCTAACTCGGCCGACGGCGAGACTGCGGCCAAGGACACGATGGCCCTGCGAGACCGGCGACCGGCCCGAACCTACTCCCGGGCGGCTTTCGAAGAGGAAACGACCTCCTCGACcacttcctcgtcgtccgaCTCGTCGATTGGGTCGGTGGCTTCCCTGCTAGTGGCAGCGGGCGCAGCGGGGAATCGAATCCGCCCAaaagtaccaccaccaccgccaccgccggggaaGGCAGCGATTTTAGTGGCCACCCCGAGCCTTCCAAACGGGACTCACCCGGTGAACGGATCGGCCAGGGAATGTGATGTTTACGAGGATTTTTGCTTTAATCTCATCGCGTCGGCGGGCGTACGGCGATCCAGCAGCGATCGGAGCAGCTCCACGTCGTCCTCGTCTCGCACGCTGTTGCAGGTTGGTCAGACTGCGTGCTCGTCCCCGGGCGCTGTGTCCTCGAGTGGAGCAGTCCACCGGCTCGAGATACGGCACGATCCCGAACCGGACGAGGATCAGTATCAGAAGAAAACGTCCATCCTGATCACCGGTGACGATTGCTACTCGACGGTCAACGTGGACGGGGCCAGCGACACCACGATCTACCagtcgtcggtggtcgtcaACGATGGCGGAACGGCCTCCCCGGGCGAGATACGACAAACCGCGTcgaacaccatcaccatcagcgtcAGCTCTCCGACTTCCACGCTCCAGAACCGAGGAACTGGAAAGTTGACGCTATCCTCGGACATCACGCTGGACGGGCAGGACGAACTGATAGCGAGCAACAATGAGCGAAATCTCAGCTACCATGGAACCGGGGCAACCTTGGCGGGTGACACATCGACGATCGGAACCTCGATAATCCCGATCGGAACGAACAGCATTCTCCCTGCCAAAGGCACGCAAACGAACGGCGGCAGAACGTTGATCAATCTCGATTACGATCCTCAGCGGGACGGGCCGCCGTCTTCTGAGCCGACTCCTGCACAACAATCGGTGGTCGTGGAGCGGAAGGACACTGCCTGCAGCCCCAGTCCCCCAGCCAGTCCGCCAGTTCCTAGCGATTGCAACGATTCCAAAGAGAAGGCCTGGGATGCGCCCGAACGCGCTGGTCAGGATCCGACGCGCCAGGTCACGACTCCGGTCGTGCTGCGGAGGGCACTGAAGCCGGCGTTGACCGCAACAGCTGACCCGTCCGGTAGCTTGCAGGCGAAGGTATGCCGGAACAGCTTCATCGCCCGGCTGCTGGAGGACGCCACGCTCAGCCAGCTAGCCGAGGGTCTGGAGTACGAGCTGGTCGCGAAGCTGGTCGAGAACTCGCTGCTGCGGCTAAAGGAATCCCGCAACGGGCTGGACATGAGCGGTACCAAAGACGAGGATGACGTTTCGCGGCTCATCGAGCAGTCGCTGCTGAGGATCCAGGAGGAGCGCGCCAAGCAGCTGAGCGCTGCCGCAAAAGACCTGCCGAACGGCAGCAAGCGGAGTAGCGTCAGTTCGGGCAACAGTTACGGCTCGGCCGCCGCCTACGAGCTGATGGAGTTCGAGCAGCTGGCGGATCTGAGCGATTGCTACCAGAGCTGCAGCAGCGATCTGACGGTGGACGACGACCAGACCGCGACGTCACGCACCAAGTTCTACCAGATGCTGGTGGACGCGACGCTGTCGGAGATCGAGATCAACAccacgaacgacgacgacgacgagggggAGCACCATTACGAGTCGATCCGACTGAACGGGGATCCGATCTACGAGGAGATCACGGACATCCCGCCACCGCTGCCCCTGACGgcgccaccgatcgacgaTGTGGATCTCGAGAAGCAGCGGAACGTGGGGCGGTCCATCTTCGAGGGTGCCTCCAAGTACGACATCCTGTCGTACCTGGTCGACGCCAAGGAGCGTGGCATCGCGCAGGAGGAATCgtacggcggtggtggaggtggtggctTTCAGTTCGGCAACGCTAGTGACATCATACTGGAGGAAGAAGAATCGGAACCGATCACAGATCTGcggcaccaccagcgccaAATATCGGACATCAGCAGCCGGCTTAGCCACATCTCGGGCATTAGCGACTCGAGCGAGGACACGTCGATGacactggctggcggcggtgggcaGCGATCGAAAGCGTCGGCCGAGATCGAACGGAACGATTCGGGCGTTGGGTCGGAGACGAGCAAGACTTCACGCAGCCGGTGGCAACATCCGCTGGCGGGCTCGGGGTCCGGGTCGGCGCTGATGCTGAACAAGATCGCCCCGATCCACCTGTGTGAGGACTGCGACGGGCCGGTGGAAACGCAGGTGACGGAGTCGGGCGTGATGTACGCGCCGCTGGTCTGCCGCAAGTGTGGCAAGAAGCGGGCCGAGCGCAAGGAGATCATCACCGAGATCGTCGAGACGGAGGAGAAGTACGGGCGCGACCTGCAGATCGTGCTGGAGGAGTTCTACCAGCCGATGCTGGTGGCCGGGCTGCTCAACCAGGACCAACTGTCGGCCATCTTTCTGAACGTGGAAGAGCTGCTAGAGAACAACCAGTTCCTGGCCGAGCGGATGCGGGACGCGCTCGACATCGCGACCGAGCagggcgacgacgacctgCTGACGGTGAACATCGGCAAGATCTTCCTCGAGGCCGCCCCGATGCTGCACGCGTTCGAGAGCTACTGCGTGCGCCAGGGGGCCGCCagtctgctgctggccaacctggagaaggagaaggaacTGCTGCGGATCTTTCTGCGCGTCTCGCAGATGGAGAATGCCGTGCTGCGGCGCATGAATCTCAACTCGTTTCTGATG GTCCCGGTGCAGCGGGTCACCAAGTACCCGCTCTTGCTGGCTCGCCTCTACAAGGTGACGCCCGGTCATCTGGAGGGCAAGGAACTGCTGAAGCAATCGCAGGAAAAGATCGAACTGCACCTGAACCACATGAACCGCGAGGCCAAGGACGTGCCGACCAAGCTGTGGCGTCGCATTTCCTCGTCCAGCCCGGGCCGCCGGTTGTCCTGCGAGCTGGACATGATAAACATCAAGCTGCGCAAGATGGCGGTCGACGTGCTGGAGTGGAACCACGAGGAGGTCCGGTTTGTGATCGAGGGCCGGCTCCTTTTTACGCAGCCGAACGACGGGAACTGGAAGAAGAGCCGCACGATCAAGCTGACCTCCATCAACGCGCTGCTGGTGACCAACGGCAAG CCAACGGCCAGCTACAAGGCGGACCGGGCCCTCACGGAAACGCTCAGCTTTCCGCGGCACACCGGCATCCGGGAGGCGTCGCTGTTGCTGGTCCGCGAGAAGGGCGGCCGCTACACGCTGCTGCGGGAGCCCCTTTTCCTCGACCGGTGCGTCGTCTGCTCCGAGCACGACTGGGAGGACTATTTCGAGGTGCAGGAGATTCTCTCGAAGGAGTCCTTCATATTCAAG GCTGAGGACGGCACGAAAACCAAACAGTGGTACGCCCAGCTGCAGTATCACTCGCAGGGCATGGGCACCTGGCGAAAGCGTCGGAATGCGCTCGCCAACATCATGATTAATGGCATGATGACACGCACGTAG